The Phaeacidiphilus oryzae TH49 region TTGCCGAGCACCCCGGTGGCCAGGAAGGCCAGCTGGGCCTGGTCGGCCTGCCTCTGCTCCAGCAGCTTGATCTGGGAGAGCTGGGCCCCGGTCAGCCCGGCCAGGCTCCGTTCGCTCGCGGCCAGCTGCTTCTGCACGGCGGCCTTCTGCTGCCGGGCCTCCACGGTCAGCCTGCGCACCTGGGCGAGGCCGGCCTCGGCCTGGGCGGTGGTCGCGGCCAGCTGCTGCTCCTGCTGGTGGAGTCGCCTGAGGAAGAGACCCTGCGAGCGGGCCGCGGAGGCCAGCATCGAGGCGAGGTTCGCCGCCTGGTACGGGTTGTCGCTGAGGATCAGCTCGCCCAGCTGGGAGACGCCCTGGTTGCGGTACTGCGCGTCGGCGAGCCCGGCGGCGACCGTGCGGCCGGTCTCCACCTGCGCCTTGAGCTGGGTGAGCTGCTGCTGGAGCCGGGCGCCCAGCTTCTGCGCGGCGGTCAGCCTCTCGTCGAGGCCGTCGTACTTCTCGGTGGCCGTCTCCACCTGCTGGTACTGCTGCTGAAGCTGGGCCACCAGCGGCTCCAGCGCCTGCTCTTCGGCGGTGAGCCCGCCGCCACCGCCGCCGCCGCCACCGCCCGGCGGCGCGGGGTCGGCGAGCGCCGGCCCCGCCCCCAGCACCACGGCTACGGCGGCGGCGACCGCCACCCCCGCGACTCGACCACCACGCCCTGTCATCGCTCAGCTCCCCCCGGAGGACCGGATCCACGCTCTGCGATCATGCTGCACCGAGCGGCATCCTGCCACGCCCGACTTGCGGCGTTAAGCCCCACCCACCGGATGCACAGGGGATTCTGACGGACCCTCACATACCGGCAACCATCCGGTCGCCTCCGCGTCGCACTCTCCCAGGGGCGCAAGCAAGGGGCGCGGGGAACTGCGCGGCCAACCCACTACCGCGCCGCACCCGGCAGCGGACAACCGGTGGCAACCGGGACGCCGTTGCCGAGTGCGGCGTCGGCCGCGCAGTTCCCCGCGCCCCTGCTTGCGCCTGCGGCGCCGCGCTTCGGGGCGGCAGCCCCGCCGCCTACGCCCCCGGCGAGACCGACGCCAGGTACGCCCCCGCCAGCTCAGGGTCGTAGAACCAGTTCTCGAAGTCCGACGGGTCGTCGAAGCCGTTGGCGAAGCGGTCCGCGACCGGCTGGATCTGCCCCGCGGCCCCGATCAGGTTGAGGACATGCTCCGGCGGCGGCGCCAGCATCGCGTTGGTCCACTTGGTGACGTGCTGCGCCGAGTCCCAGTACCGGTCGAAGGTGGCCTGCATGAACTCCCGGTCGAACGGCCGGTCCCCGTGCTTCCGGATGGCGTCCAGGTAGACCGCCGCGCACTTGGACGCGTTGTTGGAGCCCTGCCCGGTGATCGGGTCGTTGGCGACGACCACGTCCGCCACGCCCAGCACCGCGCCGCCGCCCGGCAGTTCGCCGATCGGGTTGCGGACCACCGGCGCGTACCGCCCGGACAGCACACCGTTGGCGTCGGTCAGCTCGACGCCGCCGAGCGTCCGCTCGTACTCCCAGGGCGTGAACTGCTTCATCAGCTCCAGGGTGAGCCGCAGGTGCTCCTGCGGGTCCTTGACGTCGGCGAAGACGTCCAGCGGCCCACCGGGGACGCCCTCCCAGAAGAGGATGTCGCAGGGCCCGGAGTTGGTCAGGCTGGGCATGATGAACAGCTCGCCGGCGCCCGGCACCAGGTTGCAGCGCACCGCCTGGAAGTCGTACTCCGGCCGCGGCCCCAGACCGTGGACGTACGCCACCGCCAGCGCCCGCTGCGGGGAGTCGTACGGCGAGCGCGAGGCGTCCCGGCCGAACATCGAGACCAGCTCGCCCTTGCCGGCCGCGACCAGCACCAGATCGTAGGAGCGGGCGAAGTAGTCCAGGTCGGAGACGGTGACGCCGTGCACCACGACCTGGCCGCCGCGCCGGGCGAAGGTCTCCAGCCAGCCGGACATCTTCAGCCGCTGGTCCACGGACTGGGCGTAGCCGTCCAGGTGGCCGACCCAGTTGATCACGCGCTGGAACTCGGGACCGGCGACCGAGACACCGAGCCCGTCGATCCTCGGCGCCTGGTCCTCCCAGAAGTTGATGCCCAGATCCCGCTCGTGCTGGAGAGCGGTATGGAACATGCACTGGGTGGACATCACCCGGCCGTCCCGGATCTCCTCCGGCGTGCGGTTGGTCATCACGGTGACGTCGTATCCGTCGGCCTGAAGCCCCAGCGCCAGCTGGAGCCCGGACTGCCCGGACCCGACGACGAGTATCCTGCGCATCCCTGTCAGCTCTCCTGCTCTTCTCTCCTGCCCCGGCCGGCTATTCGACCGGGGCGTGGGCCTGCGCGGCGGGCTGCGGCTCGCGCGCCGCGTCCACGTCGAGCGCGTGGGTGACCAGGGTCAGCAGGGTGTCCACCACCGAGGTCCGCTCGCGCGCGTCGCAGATCAGCACCGGCACCTGGTCGGGCACGGCCAGCGCGTCCCGCACCGCCTCCGCGGAGTACCGGGGGGCGCCGTCGAACTGGTTCACCGCCACGACGAACGGCAGCCCGCAGCCCTCGAAGTAGTCGAGCGCGGGGAAGGAGTCCGCCAGCCGCCGGGTGTCCGCCAGGACCACCGCGCCGATCGCCCCGCGCACCAGGTCGTCCCACATGAACCAGAAGCGCTGCTGGCCCGGCGTGCCGAAGAGGTAGAGCACCAGGTCGGTTTCGAGGCTGATCCGGCCGAAGTCCATGGCGACCGTGGTGGTCACCTTGTCCGGGGTGTCCGTCAGGTCGTCGACCCCGCTGCTCGCCTGGGTCATCAGGGCCTCGGTGGTCAGCGGGGTGATCTCGGAGACCGCGCCGACGAAGGTGGTCTTGCCCACGCCGAACCCGCCCGCGACCACGATCTTCGTGGAGACCGTGGTGCCGTTGCCCAGCGGTATGCCCGGGACCTCCTGCTCGGCGGGTCCGGCGGAACCGGCCCCGCCCGCGTACGACCGCGACTGCATCGACGTCTCAGAGCTTGCGTAGTCCACCCAGCACCCTCTCCAGCAGAGCCCGGTTCGTGCCGCCCAGCAGCACCGGCTCCCCGTCCGCGTCCACCGCCGAGCCGGTCCCGCTCGAATGGGCGCCGTGCACCCGGATCCGTCCCTGGTCGGCGAGGTCGCTGACCAGGACGCGGACCACGCCGAGCGGCATCCGCAGCAGGGCGGAGATCTCCGCGATCGACCGCATGTGGCCACGGCAGAGCCGGCAGATCTCCTCCAGCTCGGGCAGGGCCCTCGACGACGGGTCCGCAGGCCGGTTCAGCGCCGAGACCAGCGTCTCCACCAGCAGCACATGGCCGAACCTGGTCCGCCCGCCGGTGATGGCGTACGGCCGGACGCGCGCCGAGCGGCCGGCGCCCGGCGGCCTGCCGGAGGCACCGGGCTGCCGCCGGACCACCCCCACCTCGTCTCCGGCCCGCTCAGCGGGACCGGGGTCGCTACCGCGCACACCCATACCTTTCATCAGACTCCCCTTGCCCGGCCAGACCCTGACGGCACATCAGCGTGCGCCGCCGGGTCCGCGCCAGGGACAGGAAACGGTCCCCCGACTGCTCTTCGCAACTCGGACTCGTCAACGGGCCGCCATGGCCCGGTGCAGCTCGCTGCGTACCTCGGGAGTGAGAGCGTGTCCGGCACGCTCCACCAACAGGGCCATCTGGTAAGCCACTTGGCTGAGGTCGGAGTCGAGCGAGGCGTTGACGCCCAGGCAACTCCCGTCGCTGATCGCCATGATGATGAGATGGCCGCGGTCCATGGTGACGATGGTCTGCTTCATCCGGCCCATCTCCAGCACCCGGGCCACCCCGGCGCCGAGGCTGACCAGGCCGGACACGATCGCGGAGAGCTCCTCCGCGCGCCGGGTGCGCTCGGCGGCGGCGAGCAGCAGGCCGTCCGAGGAGACC contains the following coding sequences:
- a CDS encoding C40 family peptidase → MTGRGGRVAGVAVAAAVAVVLGAGPALADPAPPGGGGGGGGGGLTAEEQALEPLVAQLQQQYQQVETATEKYDGLDERLTAAQKLGARLQQQLTQLKAQVETGRTVAAGLADAQYRNQGVSQLGELILSDNPYQAANLASMLASAARSQGLFLRRLHQQEQQLAATTAQAEAGLAQVRRLTVEARQQKAAVQKQLAASERSLAGLTGAQLSQIKLLEQRQADQAQLAFLATGVLGKGGGNPSALGRQAVSYAFAQLGKPYLWGGNGPKAYDCSGLTQQAWLAAGVQIPRTSQEQWAQLRHVPLNALRPGDLIVYFAHATHVAMYIGDGKVVEAPHTGAYVEVAPIAADPVLGAVRPDPASAGLSSYSLPPQNK
- a CDS encoding styrene monooxygenase/indole monooxygenase family protein — its product is MRRILVVGSGQSGLQLALGLQADGYDVTVMTNRTPEEIRDGRVMSTQCMFHTALQHERDLGINFWEDQAPRIDGLGVSVAGPEFQRVINWVGHLDGYAQSVDQRLKMSGWLETFARRGGQVVVHGVTVSDLDYFARSYDLVLVAAGKGELVSMFGRDASRSPYDSPQRALAVAYVHGLGPRPEYDFQAVRCNLVPGAGELFIMPSLTNSGPCDILFWEGVPGGPLDVFADVKDPQEHLRLTLELMKQFTPWEYERTLGGVELTDANGVLSGRYAPVVRNPIGELPGGGAVLGVADVVVANDPITGQGSNNASKCAAVYLDAIRKHGDRPFDREFMQATFDRYWDSAQHVTKWTNAMLAPPPEHVLNLIGAAGQIQPVADRFANGFDDPSDFENWFYDPELAGAYLASVSPGA
- a CDS encoding GTP-binding protein, producing MQSRSYAGGAGSAGPAEQEVPGIPLGNGTTVSTKIVVAGGFGVGKTTFVGAVSEITPLTTEALMTQASSGVDDLTDTPDKVTTTVAMDFGRISLETDLVLYLFGTPGQQRFWFMWDDLVRGAIGAVVLADTRRLADSFPALDYFEGCGLPFVVAVNQFDGAPRYSAEAVRDALAVPDQVPVLICDARERTSVVDTLLTLVTHALDVDAAREPQPAAQAHAPVE
- a CDS encoding DUF742 domain-containing protein, translated to MGVRGSDPGPAERAGDEVGVVRRQPGASGRPPGAGRSARVRPYAITGGRTRFGHVLLVETLVSALNRPADPSSRALPELEEICRLCRGHMRSIAEISALLRMPLGVVRVLVSDLADQGRIRVHGAHSSGTGSAVDADGEPVLLGGTNRALLERVLGGLRKL
- a CDS encoding roadblock/LC7 domain-containing protein; translated protein: MTAAHADSGSASAGSGPGGGSSATASQEARSVRWLLHDFFSGVAGVLDVVVVSSDGLLLAAAERTRRAEELSAIVSGLVSLGAGVARVLEMGRMKQTIVTMDRGHLIIMAISDGSCLGVNASLDSDLSQVAYQMALLVERAGHALTPEVRSELHRAMAAR